A part of Sulfurifustis variabilis genomic DNA contains:
- a CDS encoding AI-2E family transporter gives MSGVRALVILAAAAGAAVLLYLLAPILTPFLLAALLAYLFNPLVARLERWKLPRAAAVGLVFFLLVAATGVLLLFLVPMVSRQIVVFAGRVPVYLDWVQTNLVPRVEALIGEPLPVDFVQLREAIVANWQQVAKILRTALTQITASGMQVVLWLVNLVLVPIVTFYLLLDWNRIVRATLELFPPRTRPTVARLTGETDAVLSSFLRGQLLVMLALAAMYSAGLLVIGLELALPIGLLAGLVSFVPYLGFIVGLGTAGVAAYLQFQDPSLLAWVFLVFFVAQLVESYVLTPRLVGARIGLHPVAVIFAVMAGGQLFGFLGVLLGLPAAAALKVWMRHVHRSYIAPPEKPRRAPRRARQANPVP, from the coding sequence GTGAGCGGAGTGCGCGCGCTCGTCATCCTCGCTGCGGCGGCGGGTGCGGCGGTCCTGCTGTACCTGCTTGCCCCCATTCTCACGCCGTTCCTGCTCGCGGCGCTCCTCGCCTACCTCTTCAATCCACTGGTCGCGCGGCTGGAGCGATGGAAGCTCCCGCGGGCGGCGGCCGTGGGCCTGGTGTTCTTCCTCCTCGTCGCCGCGACGGGGGTGCTGCTGCTGTTTCTCGTTCCCATGGTCTCGCGGCAGATCGTGGTGTTCGCGGGCCGCGTCCCGGTCTATCTCGACTGGGTGCAGACGAACCTGGTTCCGCGCGTCGAGGCGCTGATCGGCGAGCCGCTTCCCGTCGACTTCGTCCAGCTCCGTGAAGCGATCGTCGCCAACTGGCAGCAGGTGGCGAAGATACTCCGTACCGCGCTCACGCAGATCACCGCTTCCGGCATGCAGGTGGTGCTGTGGCTCGTGAACCTCGTGCTGGTGCCCATCGTCACCTTCTATCTGCTGCTCGACTGGAACCGGATCGTGCGCGCGACGCTCGAGCTGTTTCCGCCTCGCACGCGGCCCACGGTCGCGCGGCTCACGGGCGAGACCGACGCAGTGCTGTCGAGCTTTCTGCGCGGGCAGCTCCTCGTGATGCTCGCCCTCGCCGCCATGTACTCGGCGGGCCTGCTCGTGATCGGACTCGAGCTCGCCCTGCCGATCGGCCTGCTCGCCGGGCTCGTCAGCTTCGTGCCCTACCTGGGGTTCATCGTCGGCCTCGGTACGGCGGGCGTCGCGGCCTATTTGCAGTTCCAGGACCCGTCTTTGCTCGCGTGGGTGTTTCTCGTCTTCTTCGTCGCGCAGCTCGTGGAGAGCTACGTGCTGACGCCGCGGCTGGTCGGGGCCCGTATCGGCCTGCACCCGGTCGCCGTGATCTTCGCCGTGATGGCCGGCGGACAGCTCTTCGGTTTCCTGGGCGTGCTGCTCGGGCTGCCGGCCGCCGCGGCGCTCAAGGTATGGATGCGTCACGTCCACAGGAGCTATATCGCGCCGCCGGAGAAACCGCGGCGCGCCCCCCGCCGGGCGCGGCAGGCGAACCCGGTGCCGTGA
- a CDS encoding CDP-alcohol phosphatidyltransferase family protein, with the protein MNIRQLPNLITLSRIALAPAFIVLLNEGEYVLSLLLFVIAGFSDGLDGFIAKRYHCETRLGGILDPAADKILLVSAYVMLTVLGHLPFWLMVAVAFRDLLIVGGYLVYTSMYGPVQMRPSRLSKVNTLMQILLIVTVLVEQATGFGYPHAGEVLSYVVLGTTVLSGGHYLWIWVVMKEIEPVGGRGP; encoded by the coding sequence GTGAACATCCGCCAGCTGCCGAATCTCATCACGCTGTCCCGCATCGCCCTGGCGCCAGCCTTCATCGTCCTGCTGAACGAGGGGGAGTACGTCCTCTCCCTGCTGCTCTTCGTCATTGCAGGCTTTTCGGACGGCCTCGACGGCTTCATCGCCAAGCGCTACCACTGCGAGACCCGGCTCGGCGGCATCCTCGATCCGGCGGCGGACAAGATCCTTCTCGTGAGCGCCTATGTGATGCTCACGGTGCTCGGGCACCTGCCCTTCTGGCTCATGGTGGCCGTCGCGTTCCGCGACCTCCTCATCGTCGGCGGCTATCTCGTCTATACCTCGATGTACGGGCCGGTGCAGATGCGGCCGAGCCGGTTGAGCAAGGTCAATACGCTGATGCAGATTCTCCTGATCGTGACGGTCCTGGTGGAGCAGGCGACCGGCTTCGGCTACCCGCACGCGGGCGAGGTGCTCTCCTACGTCGTGCTGGGGACGACCGTGCTCAGCGGCGGGCACTACCTTTGGATCTGGGTGGTGATGAAGGAAATCGAGCCGGTGGGCGGACGCGGCCCGTGA
- the purM gene encoding phosphoribosylformylglycinamidine cyclo-ligase — protein sequence MTKPRASLTYRDAGVDIDAGDALVEAIKPIAKSTARPGVLAGVGGFGAMFQIPPGRYREPVLVSSTDGVGTKLKLAIETDRHDTIGIDLVAMCVNDVVVQGAEPLFFLDYFATGKLEPARDPRIIAGIGEGCRQAGAALIGGETAEMPGMYAAGDYDLAGFCVGVVERERIIDGSRVRPNDTLVGIASSGPHSNGYSLIRKILKSRKSRLEDPFDGRTLGDALLQPTRIYVKPLLSLIEAIPVHAAAHITGGGLPGNVPRVLPQGVRAVIDGRAWRRPAVFDWLQEGGNVERAEMYRTFNCGIGMVLVLDAADAEAALQRLAQAGETAHIIGHIEAHPGEPEVVILD from the coding sequence GTGACCAAGCCACGCGCTTCCCTGACCTACCGCGATGCCGGCGTCGACATCGACGCGGGCGACGCGCTCGTGGAGGCGATCAAGCCGATCGCCAAGTCCACCGCCCGGCCCGGCGTGCTTGCCGGCGTCGGCGGCTTCGGTGCGATGTTCCAGATCCCGCCCGGCCGCTACCGGGAGCCGGTGCTCGTATCGAGCACCGACGGGGTGGGCACGAAGCTCAAGCTCGCGATCGAGACCGACCGTCACGACACGATCGGGATCGACCTCGTGGCGATGTGCGTCAACGACGTCGTGGTCCAGGGCGCGGAGCCGCTCTTCTTCCTCGATTACTTCGCCACCGGCAAGCTCGAGCCCGCGCGCGACCCCCGGATCATCGCCGGCATCGGCGAAGGCTGCCGGCAGGCGGGCGCCGCGCTCATCGGGGGCGAGACCGCCGAGATGCCCGGCATGTACGCGGCCGGAGACTACGACCTGGCCGGCTTCTGCGTCGGCGTGGTCGAGCGCGAGCGCATCATCGACGGGAGCCGGGTCCGTCCTAACGACACGCTGGTGGGCATCGCGTCGAGCGGCCCGCATTCGAACGGCTACTCGCTCATCCGCAAGATCCTGAAAAGCCGCAAGTCGCGCCTCGAGGACCCGTTCGACGGCCGCACGCTGGGCGACGCGCTCCTTCAGCCCACACGCATCTACGTGAAGCCCCTGCTGTCGCTGATCGAAGCGATCCCGGTCCATGCCGCGGCGCACATCACCGGCGGCGGCCTGCCCGGCAACGTGCCCCGCGTGCTTCCGCAAGGCGTGCGGGCGGTGATCGACGGCCGGGCGTGGCGGCGCCCGGCGGTGTTCGACTGGCTGCAGGAAGGCGGAAACGTGGAGAGGGCCGAAATGTACCGCACCTTCAACTGCGGCATCGGCATGGTGCTCGTGCTCGACGCGGCGGACGCCGAGGCGGCGCTCCAGCGGCTTGCGCAGGCCGGCGAAACGGCGCACATCATCGGACACATCGAGGCGCATCCGGGGGAACCGGAGGTCGTCATCCTCGATTGA
- the purN gene encoding phosphoribosylglycinamide formyltransferase: protein MAARARCRLVVLISGRGSNLQAIIDAVRAGQVPAEIAAVVSNRPDAAGLSRAREAGLPVEAVDHRAYASREEFDRALQERIDRHRPDLVVLAGFLRILGTRFIEHYEGRLVNIHPSLLPAFPGLDTHARALAAGVRRHGASVHFVTNEVDCGPLIVQASVPVLPGDTPASLAERVLSEEHRIYPLAIRWFAEGRLSIKDGRVLLDGARRPEQGLDIPPPEE from the coding sequence ATGGCTGCCCGCGCGCGCTGCCGGCTCGTCGTCCTGATCTCGGGACGCGGGAGCAACCTACAGGCGATCATCGACGCGGTGCGCGCCGGGCAGGTGCCGGCCGAGATCGCGGCCGTCGTCAGCAACCGTCCCGATGCCGCCGGGCTCTCGCGTGCCCGCGAGGCAGGCCTCCCCGTCGAGGCGGTCGACCACCGGGCCTACGCGTCCCGGGAGGAGTTCGACCGGGCGCTCCAGGAGCGCATCGACCGCCACCGGCCGGACCTCGTGGTGCTCGCCGGGTTTCTCCGCATTCTCGGAACCCGTTTCATCGAGCACTATGAAGGGCGGCTCGTGAATATTCATCCGTCTCTGTTGCCCGCCTTCCCCGGACTCGACACCCACGCCCGTGCGCTGGCCGCCGGGGTCCGCCGGCACGGGGCGAGCGTGCACTTCGTGACGAACGAAGTCGACTGCGGACCCCTGATCGTCCAGGCGTCGGTTCCGGTGCTCCCCGGCGATACCCCGGCGTCCCTGGCGGAACGGGTTCTGAGCGAGGAGCACCGGATCTACCCGCTCGCGATCCGCTGGTTCGCCGAGGGGAGGCTTAGTATTAAGGATGGCAGGGTGCTGCTGGACGGGGCTCGTCGGCCGGAACAGGGGCTCGATATCCCCCCGCCCGAGGAATAA